TACCCCTAATGCAATCATTTCATGACTGCATATCACTGCATCGAGTTCTGGTTGACGAGTTAACATTTCGCTAATGGCTTGCCGTCCAAAATCCATAGTGGCCACATAAGGGGTGGTTATGCTTTGTTCTGCACTGTGATTATGGCTTAACATTGCCTTTGTCCAGCCACTTAGCTGTTGACTTTGTACCTTACTATCCATTTGTGCACCAATATAACCAATTTTTCGATAACCTTTTTGTAGCATATGATTAGTTAGAAAATATACGGCCTCACCAATATTGCTTCGGATGTTAAGCGAAAGTGAGTGTGTTGCTTCCCCTGCAACACTAATAACGGGAATATCAATATTTTTAAGATAGCTAAGCACGCTTTCAGAATTAATCGCGCCAAAAATAACCATCGCTGCTGGACTACTTTGCAATAAAGTAAAGAAAACTTCAGATTCTTTTTTCTGTTGATAATCATGGCTGCCAATAACAACTTGATAGCTGTTTTTGTTAAGTACATCCTGTAGTGATTGCAAAAATGCCGAACTCGCATAGTCTCGTAATGATGGCACAAGTACTGCGATCGTTCGGCTTTGACCGGAGGCGAGTATACCCGCCGCAGAGTTTGGTATATACCCAAGCTCTGCGACTGCTTCATTGATTTTTTCTCGCAGTTTATCTGATACTAAGTCTGGAGTGCGCAGCGCCCTTGAGACAGTCATTGAACCAACGCCTGCATATTTAGCAACATC
This portion of the Providencia manganoxydans genome encodes:
- a CDS encoding LacI family DNA-binding transcriptional regulator, with the translated sequence MEKTRKRKNTGRVTLQDVAKYAGVGSMTVSRALRTPDLVSDKLREKINEAVAELGYIPNSAAGILASGQSRTIAVLVPSLRDYASSAFLQSLQDVLNKNSYQVVIGSHDYQQKKESEVFFTLLQSSPAAMVIFGAINSESVLSYLKNIDIPVISVAGEATHSLSLNIRSNIGEAVYFLTNHMLQKGYRKIGYIGAQMDSKVQSQQLSGWTKAMLSHNHSAEQSITTPYVATMDFGRQAISEMLTRQPELDAVICSHEMIALGVLFECQRRLIKVPSMLAVACVEGSSNCDYIHPSLTSVRIDYSKMAKEAAKKLQKWLSDPDSDFSNQQEEIIFPYKFEARQSA